Part of the Limihaloglobus sulfuriphilus genome is shown below.
AGGATCTAAAATGTCAGAATTAAATATTCTTAATTCTAAATTCCCTATTCTAAATTCTAAAAATAAATATCCTTATTGCTCTGATTTTCGATTCGGTTAAATCGTTATCGCGCTAATTGTTAGAATTCTTTACTTTTGTGTCAACTGTATTAAATTTTAAAAGATCTTTATCTGATATCTCATATCTGAAATACCAGATCCACAGGTTTTATCTGCGGCAATGGAGCTGGACGGAGTCGAACCGACGACCTCCTGGATGCAAACCAGGCGCTCTCCCAACTGAGCTACAGCCCCGAGACCAAACAGATCTCAAATCTCAAATTTGAAATCTCAAATGCAGAAATCTTTTTAAGATTTCTGCCAGTGGGCCCGGGAGGACTCGAACCTCCGACCTCTCGCTTATCAGGCGAACGCTCTAGCCGGCTGAGCTACGAGCCCAATCTTCTAAAGCCCTCTAAACCCGATTAAAGGAAAAGCAGGCTCTCAAGTCCTGTCGCTTATTCGCTTATCAAAGAACCGCCTCTAAAGGCGTATAACCCACCCGAGCTAACTCAAGTGAGACGAGAAAATATAACCGTTTTTTAATATACGTCAAGGGCCGTATTGAGAAATTTTGAAAAAAAAGTAATTTAACCGTTTTTTTATGCATTCCAAAGGAGAGCAGAGGTTCACCGGCCATGGGAATTGATGACGTATTCTTATGCCACTAATAGCTTTACAGAACATTTTGCTGAGATAGAGTTTTCACGGCCGATAAAATAATCTTTTGCAGAATCAGAAAATCATGCTCTGGGATGGAATTCTTTATGTATCTTTTTCAGCCTGTCACTATCGACATGTGTGTATATCTGTGTCGTGGATATGTCGGCATGGCCAAGCAGCTCCTGAACGCTCCTCAGATCTGCGCCGCCGCTCAAAAGATGTGTAGCGAAACTGTGCCTCAGTGAATGGGTCGTCAGCCTCGGGCCAAGGCCTGCACGGGATGCGTACTTCTTCACCATACGCCACAGAAACGTTCGTTCCAGCGGCCTGCCGCTGTGCGTCAGGAAAAGCTCTTCACAAGGTTTTTCATCATTTAAAAGCTGGGCCCGCTGCTTTTTTATATACTCTGTGATTGCCTTAATTGCGGGCACGCCTACCGGCACAAGCCTCTCCTTGTTTCCCTTGCCGATACATCGCAGATAACCTATCTTAAGATTGACATCATTGACTCTAAGGGAAACCGTTTCACTTGCTCTCATTCCCGTAGCGTAGAGTGTCTCAAGAATTGCCTTGTCCCGCAGATAAAATCTGTCGCTCTGCGGCTCAGGTGCATCCAGCAGTCTCTTTACGGCATCAGTGTTGTAAACCTGGGGCAGCTTCTGCCATAGCTTAGGCGATTCGAGCAGCTCTGTAACGCTCTGACTGCTAATGCCGTTTGCCAGGGCGAACTGCAGAAACATCTTAACCGCCACAAGAGACCTGCGGACGCTGGACTCAATTTTACCCGATAGCGCAAGCTCATGCTGATAGCTGATAATGATACTTGAATTGACTGATGCGATGGATTCTATTCCGCTGCCGCCGCAAAAACCCGCAAAATCACAAAGATCCCTGCCGTAAGCAAGTATGGTATTTACACTCAAACCCGCCTCAAGAGAGAGATAATCGAGATACTCGCAAATCTGATCTCCCATCGGAAAGAGCCTGAGCCGTTGGTACAAATTTTGTATCTGAATAGTCACATTCAAACTCTTAAAACCCAAAAGAAAACGTTTGCCGCTCCCCTTTGAGCCCGGTAAGATGCCTTGTTAAATTTAAGGCGGTACTTATTTCTTGTACCAGCCTGCGATGTCTATATTTAGAACCTCGCCGTTTTCGAGCTCTATCCTTAAATCATCCTTAAAATAAAGCTCTTCTTTATCTTTATCGGGAGCGGTTATTACTATGTTGAACCTAAGCATTCCGGTATCTGTCTCAAGCTCAGCGGCCTCTACCGGCTCACCGTTTGAATCCAGCAGACTGACAGTACCGTTTGCGTCGGTAATAGACTTAATTTTCATTTTCTTCTCAGAGCTGCTCTTAATCCACACAGAACGCTTCTGCAGGGCACCGCCGACGGCATTAAGGAAGACCACTCTCGACGGGCTTACGACGTACTTTGGCGTTGTGCTGTAACTTACCAGCACACTCTTGCACTCCGGATGGCTCAAGTCAAGCGTGATTGCACCATTGAGGTTGTTTGCAAGCCTGTCAGAGTCGGCTTTAAGTTTAAAGGTAAATTCCTTTGCTGTTTTGTTCGGGTCATAGTTAAGCTCTATTGCATTGCCGGTACATCTGTAACTCTTTACAGAAAACTCTTTACCATCGAGGCTCTGCAGTTTTAAGTCGGGTGCCCCGGCGTTTTTCTCTGCGAGTGAGAGCTGCAATTTTTCCGGCATAACTTTGACTTTAAAAACAGTGTTTGCCTTAATTTCCAGTGAATACTTTGGATTTGCCGGATCATTGCTGTAGATATAAAGATGTTTTGTCATTAAGCCGGCACGTGTTGCCGCGGTGAAAGTCACATCTATCTCTCCCGCTTCGCCCGGAGCTATGTTTTTCTTTTTCAGGGCGGGTACCGTACAGCCGCAGGTAGATTGAATATGGTCGATTACAAGCTCTGCATCACCGGTATTCTTAAACTGGTACGCGAACCTATGCTTTGATTTGGGAGCAACGTCGCCAAGATCCACGGTAGAATTAGTCACAACCAGAACCGGAGAACCGGAGACGGATTTTGTTGCCGCGGCTTCCTGGGCCAGAACGGATAAACAGCAGAAAACCGATGATGTTA
Proteins encoded:
- the xerD gene encoding site-specific tyrosine recombinase XerD, whose translation is MGDQICEYLDYLSLEAGLSVNTILAYGRDLCDFAGFCGGSGIESIASVNSSIIISYQHELALSGKIESSVRRSLVAVKMFLQFALANGISSQSVTELLESPKLWQKLPQVYNTDAVKRLLDAPEPQSDRFYLRDKAILETLYATGMRASETVSLRVNDVNLKIGYLRCIGKGNKERLVPVGVPAIKAITEYIKKQRAQLLNDEKPCEELFLTHSGRPLERTFLWRMVKKYASRAGLGPRLTTHSLRHSFATHLLSGGADLRSVQELLGHADISTTQIYTHVDSDRLKKIHKEFHPRA
- a CDS encoding DUF1573 domain-containing protein, producing the protein MFSKVKLAILLTSSVFCCLSVLAQEAAATKSVSGSPVLVVTNSTVDLGDVAPKSKHRFAYQFKNTGDAELVIDHIQSTCGCTVPALKKKNIAPGEAGEIDVTFTAATRAGLMTKHLYIYSNDPANPKYSLEIKANTVFKVKVMPEKLQLSLAEKNAGAPDLKLQSLDGKEFSVKSYRCTGNAIELNYDPNKTAKEFTFKLKADSDRLANNLNGAITLDLSHPECKSVLVSYSTTPKYVVSPSRVVFLNAVGGALQKRSVWIKSSSEKKMKIKSITDANGTVSLLDSNGEPVEAAELETDTGMLRFNIVITAPDKDKEELYFKDDLRIELENGEVLNIDIAGWYKK